A DNA window from Mobula birostris isolate sMobBir1 chromosome 3, sMobBir1.hap1, whole genome shotgun sequence contains the following coding sequences:
- the sgcb gene encoding beta-sarcoglycan has product MATEQSSNGPVRRSMHEKAVDRRNINKEHNSNFKAGYVPIDEERLHRTGLRGRKGNLAICVIALMFILAVINLIITLVIWAVIRIGPNGCDSMEFHEEGLLRFKQESDMGVVYPMHKSTVGGRRDEDLLITGNNQPVVFQQGTTRLSVEKDKTSITSDIGMSFVDPRTQKTVFSTDYDTHEFHLPKGVKTLNVLKASTERITSNHTTDLHIHSGGHVIVRGNEGVFIMGKTIEFRMKDNMELKAVNSIILNGTVMINTSRLPNSSNGELLVDDGWERYKLCMCADGTLFRIQVKSRNTGCQTSDNPCGVVL; this is encoded by the exons ATGGCGACCGAGCAG AGTTCAAATGGTCCTGTCCGTCGCTCCATGCATGAGAAAGCAGTTGACCGTAGAAATATAAATAAGGAGCACAACAGCAATTTCAAGGCTGGATATGTTCCCATTGATGAAGAAAGACTGCACAGGACAGGGTTACGGGGTCGTAAGGGTAATCTGGCAATTTGTGTAATTGCTCTTATGTTTATCCTGGCAGTGATTAATTTAATT ATTACACTTGTTATCTGGGCTGTAATTCGAATTGGCCCCAATGGCTGTGATAGTATGGAATTCCATGAAGAAGGCTTGTTACGATTCAAACAGGAGTCTGACATGGGAGTCGTGTATCCAATGCACAAGAGCACAGTGGGAGGAAGAAGAGATGAAGACTTGTTGATCACTGGCAACAATCAACCA GTGGTGTTTCAGCAGGGAACAACCAGACTTAGTGTAGAGAAGGACAAAACCTCAATTACGAGTGATATTGGCATGTCTTTTGTTGATCCCCGGACCCAGAAAACTGTGTTCAGCACTGACTATGATACTCACGAATTTCATTTACCCAAAGGTGTGAAGACACTAAATGTATTGAAGGCATCCACAGAAAGG ATAACAAGCAACCATACCACAGATCTCCATATTCATTCTGGTGGCCATGTGATTGTGCGTGGAAATGAAGGAGTCTTCATCATGGGCAAAACCATTGAATTCCGAATGAAGGATAATATGGAACTCAAGGCA GTAAACAGTATTATTCTTAATGGGACTGTGATGATCAACACATCACGGCTTCCAAATTCATCAAATGGAGAGCTCCTTGTGGATGATGGCTGGGAACGCTACAAACTCTGCATGTGTGCAGATGGAACACTCTTCCGCATCCAGGTGAAAAGCAGAAATACAGGCTGTCAAACATCCGATAACCCCTGCGGAGTTGTGCTATAA